Proteins from a genomic interval of Thamnophis elegans isolate rThaEle1 chromosome 2, rThaEle1.pri, whole genome shotgun sequence:
- the LOC116504418 gene encoding keratin, type II cytoskeletal 4-like, with translation MNIPGSRCLGGSRRFSSASMVGGRSSAPPCQSYGRSCGTGGYSSMSLNNFAGGSQRISYSQGYGGQVYGAVGGQRMGMGGQAMGMGGLGYGGGFGGGYGGAECQSGYGGYGRMGSMTSSRSEGIRGVSIDERLLKPLCLGVDPEEHKARTHEKEEMKTLNNQFACFIDKVRSLEQQNKVLATKWELLNQYVQPTRKNLEGYYENFIVSLKKQLECVLSEREKLEHEQKNMQELVEEYRSRYEDEVNRRTTAENDFVVLKKDVDCVFLTKEELESKVDVLAQELETLRCIFAEELTQCNNQICDTSVILKMDNTRDLDMDLILKNVEAWYQNIAHTSKQEAEAFYHSKIVEIQNNKGKFNEELKNNQHEIAELSRMVQRLQMDSDNAKKQVASLQSAICDSEQRGDIALKDARSKHVDLQTAYQQSKDKLTCLLRDYQELLNTKLALDIEIATYKALLEGEESRIYTGNPVSVAMVSGGYPVGECAPGMGVGVAYGAAAGRGMEHNHGNFNGAGEGFTPGNAPCVHTMGSRTTGGSAGMAAGVNHGMVHGAGLGTAGGVSASSGGYTGNVTTKHVMTSGGGRHNSGLSADGNCASSHHGGIHHSVGATCSPGGSGMGMHSSGAGGISGAMFGASRGESSSALRNVQVTSVSSSVRKFMY, from the exons ATGAACATACCTGGGTCTCGATGCTTAGGTGGATCAAGGCGATTTTCTTCCGCTTCTATGGTGGGTGGCCGAAGCTCTGCTCCTCCATGCCAGTCGTATGGAAGATCATGTGGGACTGGTGGCTACTCCAGCATGAGCCTGAATAATTTTGCTGGGGGAAGCCAAAGAATCTCTTACAGCCAAGGCTATGGAGGACAAGTCTATGGGGCAGTTGGTGGACAGCGCATGGGAATGGGCGGGCAGGCGATGGGAATGGGGGGTCTTGGTTATGGTGGAGGGTTTGGTGGAGGCTATGGGGGTGCTGAATGCCAGAGTGGATATGGAGGATATGGTAGAATGGGCAGCATGACTAGCAGCAGAAGCGAAGGGATCCGGGGGGTCTCTATTGACGAGCGCCTCTTGAAGCCACTTTGTCTTGGAGTTGATCCCGAGGAGCATAAAGCACGGACGCATGAGAAAGAAGAGATGAAAACCTTGAACAACCAGTTTGCTTGCTTCATTGATAAG GTTCGATCCCTGGAGCAGCAAAACAAAGTTCTTGCTACTAAGTGGGAACTCCTGAATCAGTATGTTCAGCCTACCCGGAAGAACCTCGAAGGCTACTATGAGAATTTCATTGTGTCACTTAAGAAACAACTGGAATGTGTCCTAAGTGAAAGAGAAAAACTGGAACACGAACAGAAGAACATGCAGGAACTAGTTGAGGAATATAGGTCTAG GTATGAAGACGAGGTTAATAGGCGTACAACAGCAGAGAATGACTTTGTGGTGCTGAAAAAG GATGTTGATTGTGTCTTCCTCACTAAAGAAGAGCTGGAATCTAAAGTTGATGTTTTAGCACAAGAATTGGAGACTCTGAGGTGTATCTTTGCAGAG GAATTAACTCAGTGCAACAACCAAATCTGTGACACTTCTGTGATTCTGAAAATGGACAATACACGTGACCTGGATATGGACCTCATCCTTAAGAACGTAGAAGCCTGGTATCAGAATATTGCTCACACCAGCAAGCAAGAAGCTGAAGCTTTTTACCACAGCAAG ATTGTAGAAATTCAGAACAATAAAGGCAAATTCAACGAAGAACTGAAAAACAACCAGCACGAAATTGCGGAGCTCAGCAGGATGGTCCAGAGGCTGCAAATGGACAGTGATAATGCAAAGAAGCAG GTTGCCAGTCTTCAGTCAGCCATTTGTGACTCTGAGCAACGTGGTGACATTGCCTTAAAAGATGCTCGTAGTAAGCACGTTGACCTGCAGACAGCCTACCAGCAGTCTAAAGATAAACTGACATGCCTGCTCCGTGATTACCAGGAGCTGCTAAACACCAAGCTGGCTCTAGATATTGAAATTGCTACCTACAAGGCACTGctggaaggagaggagagcag GATTTACACAGGcaaccctgtcagtgttg CAATGGTTAGTGGAGGCTACCCAGTGGGTGAGTGTGCCCCTGGAATGGGAGTCGGTGTGGCCTATGGTGCTGCTGCTGGAAGAGGCATGGAACACAATCATGGGAACTTCAATGGCGCAGGAGAAGGCTTCACTCCTGGGAATGCACCTTGTGTCCACACTATGGGCTCCAGGACTACAGGAGGTTCCGCAGGCATGGCAGCTGGAGTTAATCATGGGATGGTACATGGGGCTGGGTTGGGAACTGCAGGAGGGGTTAGTGCCAGCAGTGGTGGCTACACAGGCAATGTTACCACCAAGCATGTAATGACCTCTGGAGGTGGGAGACATAACTCAGGTCTTTCTGCAGATGGAAACTGTGCAAGTAGTCACCATGGTGGAATACACCATAGTGTAGGAGCCACCTGTTCTCCTGGTGGGTCTGGCATGGGAATGCATAGTTCTGGGGCTGGAGGCATCTCCGGAGCTATGTTTGGGGCTTCCCGTGGTGAGAGCAGCTCTGCGCTTAGAAATGTCCAAGTCACATCAGTCAGTTCTTCAGTCAGAAAATTTATGTACTAA